The genomic window GAATACCTTGAAGGCAAGGAACTTCCGGGACTGAGCGTCCTCGACCGCTAAGTACCAGACGGCCGGCAGGACGCTTTGCGTCCTGCCGGCCGTTCCATATTTCGACGCATTCTTTGGAGTTCATGTGACTACCTCTGCCAATGGCAAATTTGTCCGTAAGCCCTTCATCGCCGGCAACTGGAAGATGAACATGGACCATGTCCAGGGCATCACCCTGCTGCAGAAGCTTGCCTGGACGCTCTCCGACGCCAAGCACGACTACAACCGTGCCGAAGTCGCTGTCTTCCCGCCCTTTACGGACCTCCGAGGCGTTCAGACGCTGGTACAGGGCGACGACCTCGATGTCGTATACGGTGGCCAGGACCTCTCGCAGTTTGACTCCGGAGCCTACACCGGTGACATCTCAGGCCAGTTCCTCAGCAAGTTGGGTTGCGCCTACGTCCTGGTGGGCCACAGTGAGCGCCGCACCATCCACAACGAGTCCGACGAAGTACTGAACGCCAAGGTCAAAGCTGCGTTCCGCCACGGCGTAACCCCCGTCCTCTGTGTTGGCGAAGGGTTCGAGGTCCGCCAGGCAGGAACGCATGTGGAGCACACCCTCGCCCAGTTGCGCGCGGGCGTGGAGGGACTCACCGCCGAGCAGGCCGCAGACCTCGTCGTTGCCTACGAGCCCGTCTGGGCCATCGGTACCGGCGAAGTAGCCGGACCGGAAGATGCACAGGAAATGTGTGCGGCCATCCGTGCTGAGCTTGCCGAATTCTTCGACGAGATCGTCGCGGAGAAGACCCGCCTTCTCTATGGAGGTTCCGTCAAGGCAAACAACGCAGCGGCCATCATGGCCGAAAAAGATGTTGACGGATTGCTTGTGGGTGGCGCAAGCCTGGACCCCGCTGAGTTTGCTAACATTGTCAGGTTCGAGAGCCACCTCGTCACGGACTAGTCCGGCTCCCGTTTTCCGCTTCTTCGAAAGGCCGTCGTGGACGTTCTTCAAGTCATTCTGCAGATCCTGCTGGGAATCACCAGCCTTCTGCTGACGCTGCTCATCCTCCTGCACAAAGGACGTGGGGGCGGTTTGTCCGACATGTTCGGTGGCGGAATGAGCTCCGGATTGAGTTCGTCCGGCGTAGCCGAGCGCAACCTGAACCGCTTCACCATCATTCTCGGTATCACGTGGGGCGTTGTCATCATCGGCCTTGGCCTGATCATGCGCTTCACCTCGGGCGGCGACTCCTAGTCGCCAACCGGCACCAGCCGGCCGAGAACAAAGGGAGCGGTTCCAGAACGGAACCGCTCCCTTTGTTGTGTGCCGGCCATTTCTACTGCCTTTGCAGGGACTCCCGCATTAGACTGGCCTTGTTGGCCGTAAGGCCTGCGGGCCGTGACGGCCGACCACCGAGTCGCTAGGGGTTCGATATGGTTCATGGCACGCCAGGATACCGGGGTACCCGCGTAGGTGTAGCCCAAGGCTCACCACCGAGAAATCACAGCGACCACGGCGGGGGCGGGGCGCAATTGCCCCGTATGCGCGTCCACTATTGGTGCGCAAAAGGACACGAAACACAGCTTGTTTTCCTGAAGCTCCCGGATGACCAAATCCCAAGGACCTGGGATTGCCCCAAATGTGGTCTTCCTTCTTCGCGTGATCCCGGTCATCCGGCCGCGGCCGCGCCGGTGGATGACCTCTATAAATCCCATCTGGATTACGTTAAAGAAAGACGCTCCAGCCAGGAAGCCGAAGTTGTCCTGGCCGGAGCGTTGGAGCGCCTACGCTCCCGCGGGGTCCTTCCGGACCAATTGCTGGGGGACCCGTGATGCTGCGTTTTCGTCGATAAGCCACAAGGTCCTCGAACGACCAACAGGACCTGCAGCCGGAACCTGGACGGGATTGGCTCCGGCCAACGCCAAACCGACAGCGCCGGCCTTGTCCTCACCGGCAACAACCATCCAGATTTCCTGGGCAGTGTTAATGGCGGGCAGCGTCAGGGAAATACGCGACGACGGCGGCTTGGGCGAGTTTTCCACCCCCACCACCGTGCGCTTCTTCTCACGGATGCCGGCCTGTTCGGGAAACAGCGACGCGACGTGCGCGTCCGGACCCACTCCAAGAAGCAGGACATCGAAGCGCGGCAGGACGCCAGGCTTTTCAGAACGGTCATCTGACATGTCAGCCGCATGCTCGGCCTCGGCTGCCGCCTTCAGCTCCTCGGCATAGGCTGAGGCCGCTTCGTCAGCAGTTGCGAAGTGATCGGTCGAACCCGGCTCGTGGATACGCGCAGGATCCACCGCAAGGTGTGTCAGGAGAGCCTGGTGTGCCTGACGGGTATTCCTGTCCTCGCTGTCCGCTGCAACGAAACGTTCGTCCCCCCACCAGAAGTTAACCTTTGACCAGTCGACTGCCGGCGCTGCGGCCGAATCGGCCACCGCTTTCAGCGTTCCAATGCCGACTGTACCGCCGGTCAGGACAACCGTCGCCTCACCGTGTTTGTCCTGGACGTCCACGAGCTTGGTAATAAGGCGGGCCGCGATGGCGGCCATCAACACCTTGGAGTCGGGATGGATGCTAACTCTTGGCTCAGCGTGCACTGGTCTGGACTCTCCTCTGGCTGGTAAGTGGCAGTCCCATCGTAATCACTTCTCCGAAGACTTCGTCCGGGTCGAGTCGGCGAAGCTCTTCAGCAAGGCAATCCTTCAGGCTTCGCCGCGGGAGGGTGATACGCTGCGCCGGCTGCCCGGGCTGCGTCAACTCCGCCACCGACAGGCCGGGACGGAAGAGTTGGACGTCACCGCTGGCGCGGGTGAGCCGGACTCGACGGATGCCGGTGCCTGCAGGGTCCGCCACGATCGTCACGGGAGCCTCCAGCGCCAGGCTGAGCCAGGCGGCCAGCAGCAGCGTGCTGGGGGAGTCGGAGGCACCCTCGACGGCAACCGCGGAGACGGGGTCACTGTCCACCTGGTCGAAGACAGCGGCGAGTTGCATGCGCCAGTTGGTCAGGCGGGTCCACGCGAGGTCGGTGTCGCCTGCCTTGTACGTTGCCCGGATGTTCTCCAGAGCCAGGCGGGGGTCAGGTTCGTTGGCCGAATCGGTGATGCGTCGGTGGGCGATCCGGCCAATGGAGGTCTCGCAGGCGCTTTCCGGTGCTCCGTGCGGCCACCACGCCACGATCGGGGCGTCCGGCAGCAACAGGGCTGCCACCAGCGATTCGCTCTCGTGGGCCATGTGCCCGTGACCCCGGAGGACGATGACCTCGGACGCGCCGGCGTCGCCGCCAACACGGATCTGGGCATCCAGACGATCCGGTCCCTCAACGCCGGCGTCAGCGAGGACGATGATCCGGCAGGGGTGTTCCCGGCTGGCTTCGTTGGCCGCCTCGATGGCCTCTTCTTCCTGCCCGGACTTGGTCACCACCACCAGCGTCAGCACACGGCCCAAGGCGATCACGCCGCCTTGCTCGCGCAGGGACATGATCTTCTTGGAGATCTTTGAAGTAGTGGTATCGGGAAGATCTACAATCATGGCCTTCTCCAGGTTCGTCCGTCGCGGGCCAGCAGGGCATCGGCCGAAGCCGGACCCCAACTGCCGGGCGCGTAGGGTTGCGGTTGTTCATCAAGTCCGGCCCAGTATTCCTCGAACGGGTCAAGGATCTTCCATGACAACTCGACTTCCTGGTGGCGCGGGAACAGCGGCGGTTCGCCCAGGAGCACGTCCAGGATGAGGCGTTCGTAGGCTTCGGGGCTGGATTCGGTAAAGGAGTGTCCGTAGCCGAAGTCCATGGTGACATCGCGGACTTCCATCTGCGTCCCCGGAACCTTTGAACCCAAACGGATCGTGGCACCCTCGTCGGGCTGGACACGGATCACCACGGCATTCTGGCCGAAGTCGTCCTCGCCATGGTCACGGAACAATAGATTCGGTGCCCGTTTGAACACCACCGCGATTTCAGTCACGCGGCGGCCCAACCGCTTACCGGCGCGCAGGTAGAACGGCACACCATTCCAGCGGCGGGTATTGATATCCACCCGGATCGCAGCAAACGTCTCAGTCTTCGAATCAGCAGGAATGCCGTCCTCGTCCAAATACCCGAGGACTTCCTCACCGCCCTGCCACCCACCGGTGAACTGGCCACGGGCTGAATGCGTGGACAAATCATCAGGCAGCTTGACCGCAGCGAGGACCTTTTCCTTCTCCGCCCGCAAATCATCGGCATTGAACGAGATCGGTTCTTCCATGGCCGTCAACGCCAGCAACTGCAGCAAGTGGTTCTGCAGGACGTCACGGGCAGCACCCACGCCGTCGTAATAGCCTGCACGCCCGCCCGTCCCGATGTCCTCGGCCATGGTGATCTGGACATGGTCTACGTAATTGGCGTTCCAGAGCGGCTCGAACAACTGGTTCGCGAAACGCAGCGCCAGGATGTTCTGCACCGTCTCCTTGCCCAGGTAGTGATCGATCCTGAACACCGCATCAGCCGGGAACACCGATTCGACGATGTCGTTCAGCTGACGGGCAGACTCCAGGTCGTGACCGAACGGCTTCTCGATCACCACACGACGCCATTGCCCCGGCTTCGCCTGTGCCAGGCCGTGCTTGGAGAGCTGGCGGCAGACCTGCTCGAACGCCTTCGGCGGGATCGACAAATAGAAGCCATGATTCCCACGGGTACCACGGGTCTCATCCAGCTCATCGAGGACATCGCCGAGACGCTCGAAAGCATCGTCGTCGTCGAACTCGCCCTGAACAAAACGGATACCCGAAGCCAACTGCTCCCACACCGCTTCATCGAACTTCGTCCTGGCGTGAGCCTTAACGTTTTCCTTCACCTCAGCGGCGAATTCAGCGTTGTCCCAGTCGCGGCGACCGAAGCCAACCAAGGCAAAGCTCGGCGGCAAAAGACCACGATTGGCGAGGTCATAGACCGCCGGCATGAGCTTCTTACGGGCAAGGTCGCCAGTGACTCCGAAGAACACCAACGACGACGGCCCGGCAATGCGGTTCAGGCGCCGGTCCCGCGGATCCCGCAAAGGATTCCGCAGACCGGCGTTTTTCCTGCCGTTTTCAGTTTCTGGCATGTTTGGTTCTGTGCCTTAGCTTTCGAGTGCGCTGGCCTGGCCGGCCAACGCAGCGACGACTTCCTGGAGTTGGCTTACGCCGGCAGCACGCTCTGTGAGGTGCAGGCGCAAAACCGGGCGGCCATGGCCTTCCAGCACCTGGGCATCGCCCGAGGCCTGGGCGGCAATAAGCTGGCCAAAGGTGAACGGCCGGTCCGGAATTTCCAGATCGGTGGAGGACGCTGCAGTAACCTGCAGGAAAACGCCGATTGCAGGTCCGCCCTTGTGGAACTGCCCGGTGGAGTGGAGGAACCGCGGACCCCAACCGAAAGTCACCGGACGCCCACTGATGGCTGCGAGTTCATCCCGGATACCTTCCAGGGGCGCGTGGGAAATACGGTCAAGGTACGCCTGGACGCTCAAGTATCCGTCGGTGCCAAGCTGGCCCAGGAGGGCCTGAACAGCCTCCGACACAGTGGAAGCCGAACCAAGCCAGCTGCCACCGCGGACTTCCACTGCACCATCGGTGAATGCCGCAGGAGTGGGCTCGGGGCGGGCATCCAGCAAGCCACGGGCGGCCACCTTGGCGGCTTCGACGTCAGGCTGGTCAAAGGGGTTGATCCCCAGCAGGCGCCCGGCCACCGCCGTCGCAAACTCCCAGGTGAACATCTGCGAAGCCAGGCCGCCGGCAATTGCGACCTCGTTTCCACGAAGCTCGACGTCGGCCTCCGCACCAACCAGCCGGACCACCAGTACGTCGGGGGCACCGTTCAGGGCTTCCGGAGAATCCGGTCCGGCCACGACTGGAAGGACGCCGGTACCCAGCTTGCCGGTGGATTCGGCAATGAGCTGCTCGGCCCAATCGGCAAAACCAACAATGCCGGAACCGTCTTCAGCGATGACGATTTTGTTGCGCAAGGGACTGGTGCCGCCCAAGGCAATGCCCAGGGCCAGTCCGATGTTGTCGGTGGAGTCCTCATTGAGGATCTCTGCAGCTTCCTCCGCCTCATCCAGGAATGCCTGGATGTCCACACCGGCCAGGCCACAAGGGACCAACCCAAATGCAGTAAGTGCCGAGAAGCGTCCGCCGACGTTGGGGTCGGCATTGAACACCGCACGGTAGCCCGCTTCACGCGAGGCCTTGTCCAAGGGCGAACCCGGATCCGTGACGATGATGATCCGGCTCTTGGCATCGATGCCGGCGTCGTTGAATGCCTTTTCGAAAACCCGCCGCTGGGAGTCGGTTTCCACGGTGGAGCCGGACTTGGACGACACCACGATTGCCGTTTCGGCCAACCGCTCCTCAAGGGCAGCACTGACCTGTTCGGGGTCCGTGCTGTCCAGCACAGTCAGCTCGACGCCGGCGGTGCCGGCGATGACCTCGGGAGCCAAGGAAGACCCACCCATGCCACAGAGGACAATACGTGTCACTCCTTCGGCGCGGAGGGCATCGCGGAGTTCCAGGATGTCGCCAACCAAGGCCTGGGACACTGTGGCAGCCTCTACCCAGCCAAGACGGATAGCGGATTCGGATTCTGCATCCGGACCCCACAGGGTGTGGTCCTTGGCGAAAATCCTCGTCGCGATCCGGTCTTCGACCAGGCTGTCAATGTGTTGGGCGATGGCCTGCTGCGCGGCACCGCTGGCGTCGTAGCTGATTGTGCTCATGAGGTGTTAGGAAGCCTTCCGTGCGGTGGCGAGGGCGCCTTCGACGTCGGCCAGGAGTTCCTTCCAGGAGCCCACGAACTTCTCGAGGCCTTCGGTCTCCAGGAGGGTGACGACGTCGTTGTAGGAGACGCCGAGGGCTTCGAGGGCGTTGAGGGTCTCATTCGCTTCGTCGTAGGTGCCGGTGATGGTGTCACCGGTGACTACGCCGTGGTCGAACGTGGCATCCAGCGTCTTCTCCGGCATGGTGTTGACCACTCCTGCTGCGACGAGCTCGGTCACGTACAGCGTGTCCGGGTAGGCCGGGTCCTTCACGCCGGTAGAGGCCCACAGCGGACGCTGGGGGAGCGCACCGGCCTCAGCCAGGACGGCCCAGCGCTCGGTGGAGAAGAGCTCCTCGTAGACCTGGTAGGCCAGGCGGGCGTTGGCAACGCCGGCCTTGCCCTTGAGTGCCTTGGCTTCCTCGGTACCGATGGCGTCGAGGCGCTTGTCGATCTCGGAGTCAACGCGTGAGACAAAGAACGAGGCCACGGAGTGGATCTTGGAGAGGTCGTGGCCGTTTTCCTTGGCCTGCTCAAGGCCGGTCTGGAAAGCGTTGATGACCGCGCGGTAGCGCTCCAGGGAGAAGATCAGGGTCACGTTGACGCTGATGCCCTCGGCCAGGGTAGCCGTGATGGCTTCCAGGCCTTCCAATGTTGCCGGGATCTTGATGTGGACGTTGTCCTTGTTGACCTTCGCGTAGAGGTTCTTGGCCTCGGCGATGGTGCCCTCGGTGTCCCAGGCAAGGCGGGGATCGACCTCGATGGAGACGCGGCCGTCAACACCGTTGGTTGCAGCGGCGATCGGTGCGAAGAGATCGCAGGCGTCGGCCACGTCCGTGGTGGTGATTTCGAAGATGGTCTCTTCGACGCTGGCACCGGATGCGGCCTTGGCTGCGATGGTGGCGTCGTAGTCGGTACCGGCGGTGATCGCGGCGTGGAAGATGGACGGGTTGGTTGTTACACCAACCACGTTCTTCTCATCGATGAGCTTCTGCAGCGTGCCCGTTTCGAGGCGGGTGCGTGAGAGGTCATCGAGCCAGATCGAAACGCCGGCGTCGGAAAGCTGCTGTGTGGGAGTTGTAGACATGTGATTTCTCCTGTTGTGAGGTATCAGGCTGTTACGCGTTGGCGTCTGCGAGCGAGTCCTTGGCGGCAGCGGCGACGGCTTCGGCGGTGATGCCGAATTCGTTGAAAAGCCGCTTGTAGTCAGCGGAGGCGCCGAAGTGTTCCAGGGAGATGGAGCGGCCGGCGTCACCGACGAATTCACGCCAGCCCAGGGCCAGGCCGGCTTCAACCGAGACACGTGCCTTCACCGATGCCGGGAGCACGGACTCGCGGTAAGCCTCGTCCTGCTTGTTGAACCACTCAACACACGGCATGGAGACCACACGCGCAGCGATGCCTTCAGCCTGCAATGCTTCGCGGGCCTGCACGGCGAGCTGGACTTCGGAGCCGGTGCCGATCAGGATGACCTGCGCGTCAACGGTTTCGCCATCCTTGGATGCCTCGGCCAGCACATAGCCGCCCTTGGCAACACCTGCGGTTGAACCGAACGTGTCGCCGCTTGCTTCGCCTTCACCGCGGGCGTAAGTGGGGATGTTCTGACGTGTCAGGACAATGCCGGCCGGGTTCTCGTGGTTCTCCAGCATGGCCTTCCATGCGGCGGAGACTTCGTTCGCATCGCCGGGACGGACAACGTCCAGGCCGGGAATGGCGCGCAGCGACGCGAGCTGCTCCACGGGCTGGTGGGTGGGGCCGTCTTCGCCCAGACCGATGGAGTCGTGCGTCCAGACATACAGGGACGGGACACCCATCAGTGCGCCGAGGCGGATGGCCGGGCGCTGGTAGTCGCTGAAGATCAGGAACGTGCCGGAGAATGCGCGGGTGCGGCCGTGAAGGGAGATGCCGTTCACGATCGAGGCCGCAGCGTGCTCACGGATACCGAAGTGCAGTACGCGGCCGTAGGGGTTGCCCTTCCAGGCGTCCGTGGAACGGGACGTCGGAATGAACGACGGCGAGCCTTCAATGGTGGTGTTGTTGGACTCGGCGAGGTCGGCCGAACCGCCCCAGAGTTCAGGAAGGACCGGGCCGATGGCGTTCAGGACCTTGCCCGAAGCGGCGCGGGTGGAAACATCCTTGCCGGCTTCGAACACCGGAAGCGCGGCGTCGATGCCCACGGGCAGCTTCTTGGCTTCCACACGTTCCAGCAAGGCAGCAGCGTCAGGGTTGGCGGACTGCCATGCCTCAAAGCTCTTCTGCCATGCAGTGCGGGACTCCGCACCGCGGTCCAGGACCTTGCGGGCGTGCGCCAGGACTTCTTCGTCAACGTCGAAGGACTTGGCCGGATCGAAGCCGAGGACGCTCTTCAGTGCAGCGACTTCTTCGGCACCCAAAGCGGAGCCGTGGATCTTGCCCGTGTTCTGCTTCTTAGGTGCCGGGTAGCCAATGATGGTGCGCAGCGAGATGATGGACGGCTTGTTCGTCTCTGCCTTTGCTGCCTGCAGTGCGGAGTACAGTTCCTGGACGTCTTCGACGTAGTCGCCGGTCTTGGTCCAGTCAACGCGCTGGGTGTGCCAGCCGTACGCTTCGTAACGCTTGAGGACGTCCTCGGTGAAAGCGATGTCGGTGTCGTCTTCGATGGAGATGTGGTTCTCGTCGTAGATCACTACGAGGTTGCCCAGTTCCTGGTGGCCCGCGAGCGAGGACGCCTCGGAAGTGACACCTTCCTGGAGGTCGCCGTCGGAGGCGATAACCCAGATGGTGTGGTCGAACGGCGATTCGCCGGCGGGAGCATCGGCGTCGAACAGGCCACGCTGGCGACGCTGCGAGTAAGCGAAACCTACGGCAGATGCCAGGCCCTGGCCCAGCGGGCCGGTGGTGATTTCGACACCGGCGGTGTGCTTGTACTCGGGGTGGCCGGGGGTCAGCGAACCCCACGTGCGCAGCGCCTCAAGATCCTTCAGTTCCAGCCCGTAGCCGGAGAGGAACAACTGGATGTAAAGGGTCAGCGAGGTGTGGCCGGGGGACAGTACGAAACGGTCGCGGCCCAACCAATCCGGGTTCTTGGGATCGTGGCGCATCAGCTTCTGGAACAGCAGGTACGCTGCCGGAGCCAAGCTCATCGCCGTACCGGGGTGGCCGTTGCCGACCTTCTCCACGGCGTCAGCGGCCAACACGCGAACGGTGTCAACTGCCTTCTTGTCCAGATCGGTCCATGACAGTTCTTGCTCTTCCAAATGTGGCACGAAAACCGAGCCCCTCTCTGTGCTGACGGCAGGTGTAAGGACACGGCACGCAGGAAGCACAGGATGGCGCCCGCTGCAATGTGTCTACCAGCCGTTCACCATTGAAACGTTGATCTCTCATCCAGACGCACGGATATCCGAGAATACGGTTTCCCGGATCGTCAACGTGTGCTGATCTGCTCAACAGCTTAGCCCTAAACGTGTCATGGAACTCAGGGAATCCCACTAACTGGACAGAAATTCCCTTATATGAATCACGATGGCCCGGAAGGTGGGTGAAGTTTCGGAAACATTGACGACTTTTGGGGACATTGGTCCACTTCCGGCCACGGTATGATATTTGGAGGCCACCAGCGGATCATGCGCCCGTGTCAGCTTCGAGGACCGGGACGGCAGCCGCTGCGAGAACCCCAGAGCATAGAACAGAGTGACTGCCGCCGTGAGCACAACTGATACGCCCCTTAACGCGTCCCCGGCCCGGGGAAGCATCGGAATTTCCCGTAAGTTCAAGGCGTATCTGGCACTCACCAAACCCAGGGTCATCGAACTCCTCCTGGTCAGCACTTTGCCCACCATGATCTTCGCGCAGCGGGGTTTCCCTTCCATCGGCCTGATCCTTGCCACCCTTGTAGGTGGAGCGTTTGCGGCCGGCAGTGCCGGCGTCTTCAACTGCTATATCGACCGTGACATCGACAAGCTGATGCACCGGACCGAGAAGCGGCCCCTTGTCACCGGTGAGGTGACCCCGCGTGAAGCGTTGGTCTTTGCCTGGATTCTCGGGGCAGCCTCGATTGCCATCTTGTGGTTCGGCGCCAATCCGCTGTCCGCCTGGCTTGGACTTGGTGCCATCGTCTTCTACGTGGTGATTTACACCATGATCCTGAAGCGCCGCACAGCCCAGAACATCGTGTGGGGTGGCGCAGCCGGTTGCTTCCCTGTCCTGATCGCCTGGGCTGCAGTGACCAACACTGTGGAGTGGCCCGCAATCGTGCTCTTCATGGTCATCTTCCTCTGGACGCCTCCCCATTACTGGCCGCTGTCCATGCGGTACGGCGAGGACTACCGCAATGCCAACGTGCCGATGCTCGGCGCCATTGCCGGCGCCAAGGTGGTCTCTGTCCAGGTTGTGCTCTACGCCTGGGCCATGGTTGCGTGCTCCCTGTTGATGGTGCCCGTTGGCGGCGCCGGCTGGGTCTACACGATCGTGGCCGTTGCTGCGGGCGCTTGGTTCCTGTACGAGAGCCACGCGTTGTACAAGCGTGCACAGGGCGGCGACGTCTCCAACAAGGGCGCCATGAAGGTCTTTCATGGCTCCATCAGCTACCTGACGTTGCTCTTCATCGCCCTGGCGGTAGACCCGTTCATCGGCTCAGCGATCGTCGGCGGCTAGGTTCCGCAGACTTTTGTGACAAGAAAGTTCGACGCCGGTACCCGCCACTTGCTTTAGTGGCCGGTGCCGGCGTCGCCGTTTCCGGCCACAAGCTCAACGGTCTCTCACATCCCACGGGCTTGAGCCCAACGGTCTCTCACATCCCACGGGCTTGAGCCCCACGGTCTCTCACATCCCACCGGCTTGAGCCCCACGGTCTCTCACATATCAAAAGATGCCACCAAGCGAGCCAGCGGGGGTGGTGCCTTGCCGGAAGGCAGCCCAGACACCAGGAGGGGCGCGTACCGGATCTTATTGCCGCTGCGCCCACCGAAAAACCTCCGCAGTTGAGCCTCAATGGGCCGGCCCCGCAACGAGGGTTGTCGCCGGAGAAGTTCGAACGAGCCAAGCTCACCTTCACTGGCGATCACGTTGAGCACCTCATCGACGCCCAGGCAACGAATAAGTTCATCCTCCAAATCAGCCTCACAGACCTGGAACCCCAGGTCGTTCAAGGAAGCGGCCCCGAAACCGGCCCTGCTGAAGGCTCGGGTGATGCCCCGGGATTCTCCGGAATCGCAGAGACCCAGCAGTCGATGGTTTTCCCCTTGCGGTCCGTAGCGGTCGAGGAAGTGGACAATGTTCGTGGCCCCACCCATTGGGACGATGCTGACGTGTTGCTTTTGCAGGTCATGACCAAGGCGGTGGGCCAACGCGTTCACGGCCAGACGGTCGCTCTCGCCTTCCACGAACACTGTCGTCATCTGCACATGACCAGTATGGCTGATGAGGATGTCTGGCCTCGGGTCGCTGATGGCCAGCACCTAGAGGCCCCAACGCAGCACCTAGTTTGGGGCTGTTCGGCACCTAATTCTTGCCGGAACGCCACCTAGTTTGAGCAAAAGCCGTCTAGGTGGTGACGTGCGCAACCTAGTGTTCGTGGTGGAACAGAGCAGTTCCATGGCGCACAAGCATTGGGGACACAAGTGAAAGCATTCCTGCGTACAGCCGGCATTCTGACGGTTGCTTCGGCTTCGGTCTTAACCGGAGTCACCGCCGCGCAAGCCGCACCGGCTTGCTCCACGGCCCGCGTATGTCTCTACGACAACTACTGGTTCACCGGAACTCAGCGAACCTATAACTGGGTCGCATCGTATGTGGGTGACGCGGCAAACGATAAAGCCAGCTCAATAGTCATAGGCCCGCCTGCGAACATTCAATCGCCCTACGTGTATCTGTATCGGGATCTTAACTACTCAGGGCATTCGGTCATCTTCCGGGGTGGCAACGCCGTCAACGACCTTCGGGGCGTGTCAATGTATGCCGGCGTGAACTGGGATGACGAAATCTCCAGCATCTGGGGTTAGCCGTGCGATCTCCCACTTTTCATTCAGTTTCGGCGGTCGCGGCGACACTGGCTGTAGTCGTGCTCGCCGGCGTGGCCTGTTCGGGCCCGCCGGCACCGTCTCCCACCGCAACGACGACGGTCAGCCTGCCTGCAGTGGATCGCGCGGCCGGAGCAGGAGCCAAGGCCGACCTCAAGGAAAGCACCGGCGAAGTTGTCCTTCCCATGAGTGCTTACTGGTACTCAGACCGTGAGAACGTCCTGGTCAATACGGCGGTGGCATTCCTCATTTACGATTGCGTGGAAGATGCCGGGTTCACGGTGGCTCCGTGGGGAGGCGGTGGCAAGGCCCTCCAGGACGGTAGGTATGGACAGTGGTCCCGCCCGTTGGCCGCCAGAAACGGTGCCATGCCGGAGATCCGCGAAATTCCAGGTGTAATGGACGAACAACCCGAGCGCCCCGCACTCAGCGCCGACCATCAGGCGGCGGAAACAAAGTGCAGTAATTCGGTGGGGAGGGCCGGACTACCCGAACTCCTGGACGGCCTGGCTGGTGATGCCTCCTTGCAGAATCAAATCACTCGGAACGCCGTGGCACTGACAGAGCTCGATTCGGAGTACTTGGCTTACCGGAAGAGCTGGGAGGAATGCCTGGCCACCAAAGGCATCAAACTTTCGGAACAGGGTTCGTGGAGCTTGCAATCCAGCGGATCAAGGGAGGATGGGATACGGGTTGCCCTCTTGGATTTGGACTGCAAGGACGCCAGTGGCGGGGCCAGGAAACCCTACGACATCCTTGCTGAATACCAGGCCGCACAGATGATGGATCATCAGGCCGAACTCAACGCCTTGGCAGAAGAGAAGGCGGACGCCGTGGTGCGTGCCAAACAGATTTTGCGGGATCACGGCGTTGCTGATGCAAGACTATGAGTTGCAGCTGATTGGACGCGGACTGCGGCGGGTCCCGCGGTCGTGGCTGATCCTCGTTGCATCACTGGTGGTGCTGGCAGGTTTGGGCGGCGCTTACTGGGCAGGAACATCGACCACAGCAGGGGCGAAGTCCACACCGATCCCTGCATCGGTGGTTCCGGTTTCGGCTGCGGTAGAACGCCGTGTGGTGGCCAAACAGGTTGTTCTTTCGGGGAAAGTCGTTCCAGGAGCCGAGACAAA from Arthrobacter sp. StoSoilB20 includes these protein-coding regions:
- a CDS encoding glucose-6-phosphate dehydrogenase assembly protein OpcA — encoded protein: MIVDLPDTTTSKISKKIMSLREQGGVIALGRVLTLVVVTKSGQEEEAIEAANEASREHPCRIIVLADAGVEGPDRLDAQIRVGGDAGASEVIVLRGHGHMAHESESLVAALLLPDAPIVAWWPHGAPESACETSIGRIAHRRITDSANEPDPRLALENIRATYKAGDTDLAWTRLTNWRMQLAAVFDQVDSDPVSAVAVEGASDSPSTLLLAAWLSLALEAPVTIVADPAGTGIRRVRLTRASGDVQLFRPGLSVAELTQPGQPAQRITLPRRSLKDCLAEELRRLDPDEVFGEVITMGLPLTSQRRVQTSAR
- a CDS encoding RNA polymerase-binding protein RbpA; the encoded protein is MVHGTPGYRGTRVGVAQGSPPRNHSDHGGGGAQLPRMRVHYWCAKGHETQLVFLKLPDDQIPRTWDCPKCGLPSSRDPGHPAAAAPVDDLYKSHLDYVKERRSSQEAEVVLAGALERLRSRGVLPDQLLGDP
- the secG gene encoding preprotein translocase subunit SecG; the encoded protein is MDVLQVILQILLGITSLLLTLLILLHKGRGGGLSDMFGGGMSSGLSSSGVAERNLNRFTIILGITWGVVIIGLGLIMRFTSGGDS
- the tpiA gene encoding triose-phosphate isomerase, with the protein product MTTSANGKFVRKPFIAGNWKMNMDHVQGITLLQKLAWTLSDAKHDYNRAEVAVFPPFTDLRGVQTLVQGDDLDVVYGGQDLSQFDSGAYTGDISGQFLSKLGCAYVLVGHSERRTIHNESDEVLNAKVKAAFRHGVTPVLCVGEGFEVRQAGTHVEHTLAQLRAGVEGLTAEQAADLVVAYEPVWAIGTGEVAGPEDAQEMCAAIRAELAEFFDEIVAEKTRLLYGGSVKANNAAAIMAEKDVDGLLVGGASLDPAEFANIVRFESHLVTD
- the pgl gene encoding 6-phosphogluconolactonase; amino-acid sequence: MAAIAARLITKLVDVQDKHGEATVVLTGGTVGIGTLKAVADSAAAPAVDWSKVNFWWGDERFVAADSEDRNTRQAHQALLTHLAVDPARIHEPGSTDHFATADEAASAYAEELKAAAEAEHAADMSDDRSEKPGVLPRFDVLLLGVGPDAHVASLFPEQAGIREKKRTVVGVENSPKPPSSRISLTLPAINTAQEIWMVVAGEDKAGAVGLALAGANPVQVPAAGPVGRSRTLWLIDENAASRVPQQLVRKDPAGA
- the zwf gene encoding glucose-6-phosphate dehydrogenase; translation: MPETENGRKNAGLRNPLRDPRDRRLNRIAGPSSLVFFGVTGDLARKKLMPAVYDLANRGLLPPSFALVGFGRRDWDNAEFAAEVKENVKAHARTKFDEAVWEQLASGIRFVQGEFDDDDAFERLGDVLDELDETRGTRGNHGFYLSIPPKAFEQVCRQLSKHGLAQAKPGQWRRVVIEKPFGHDLESARQLNDIVESVFPADAVFRIDHYLGKETVQNILALRFANQLFEPLWNANYVDHVQITMAEDIGTGGRAGYYDGVGAARDVLQNHLLQLLALTAMEEPISFNADDLRAEKEKVLAAVKLPDDLSTHSARGQFTGGWQGGEEVLGYLDEDGIPADSKTETFAAIRVDINTRRWNGVPFYLRAGKRLGRRVTEIAVVFKRAPNLLFRDHGEDDFGQNAVVIRVQPDEGATIRLGSKVPGTQMEVRDVTMDFGYGHSFTESSPEAYERLILDVLLGEPPLFPRHQEVELSWKILDPFEEYWAGLDEQPQPYAPGSWGPASADALLARDGRTWRRP